A region of uncultured Draconibacterium sp. DNA encodes the following proteins:
- the priA gene encoding primosomal protein N' has translation MPELFAQVILPLSLHDSFTYKVPASLESEIAPGKRVIVQFGKKKLYAALVISLSDKKPDDMELKEVLEILDEHPIIFPVNFKLWQWLAQYYCCTLGDVFRAALPTGLKLESKSKLYLTGIDEPVNLSPKEELIIRQLQEDVSQLSDIEHKLGTEFSYQALRSLMDKKVVYAEEKISSKYKPKTEAFIKLHSSISSEKVLQEKADSLKRAKKQQELLFHFCTVTNTFSDDQIYEIPKKELLAGTAFSPNLVKELVKKKILAEHQKQVSRLEEEKIDQVSINLLNKYQAKAYEEIKTTFETQQVTLIHGITASGKTEIYIHLIDEMIKTGRQALYLVPEIALTTQIVKRLKNVFGNKVGIYHSKLNSQERVEIWEKVLQFNDNPKQGYQVVLGARSAVFLPFSKLGIVIVDEEHENSFKQFDPAPRYNARDMAVVLGYQNDAKVLLGSATPSFESYYNALKNKYGLVNLMKRHSEMELPEILIADIKRAYKRKQMRSFLTPELFEMMETALEKNEQIILFQNRRGYSPYVECFSCGDIPKCRNCDVSLTYHKYKRRLSCHYCGFSYQLPDKCDNCGSPELKTRGYGTEKIEDELKPLFRNARIARMDLDTTQSKNAFAKIVKNLEDRKTDILIGTQMVTKGLDFEHVSVVGILNADNLINFPDFRAHERAYQLISQVAGRAGRKHKQGKVVIQTSQPDHPLIEMIREQNYQATLKEQFEERQLFKYPPFFRLVKIVVKHKNVQSIDRAANQLAQQLRKHKQLIVMGPEYPLISRIQLWHHKEIWIKIDRKLNLDLVKKEITAAVKAVRHLPSNSSCVFNIDVDPS, from the coding sequence ATGCCTGAACTTTTTGCACAAGTTATATTACCCCTGTCGTTGCACGATAGCTTTACCTACAAAGTACCTGCATCGCTGGAGAGCGAGATTGCTCCCGGGAAAAGGGTTATTGTGCAGTTTGGCAAAAAGAAACTTTACGCGGCTCTGGTCATCTCGCTTTCGGATAAAAAGCCGGATGATATGGAGTTAAAGGAAGTTCTGGAAATCCTTGATGAACACCCGATTATTTTTCCGGTAAATTTTAAGCTGTGGCAATGGCTGGCACAATATTATTGTTGTACACTGGGCGACGTGTTTCGTGCAGCGCTGCCAACCGGGTTAAAACTCGAAAGTAAATCGAAACTTTACTTAACCGGCATTGACGAACCAGTAAACCTGAGTCCAAAAGAAGAATTGATTATCCGGCAATTACAGGAAGATGTTTCACAACTTTCGGACATTGAGCACAAACTGGGGACCGAATTTTCGTACCAGGCACTGCGCTCGCTGATGGATAAAAAAGTGGTTTATGCCGAAGAAAAAATCAGCAGTAAATACAAACCCAAAACCGAGGCTTTTATAAAACTGCACAGCAGCATTTCGTCTGAGAAAGTGCTTCAGGAAAAGGCCGACTCGTTGAAGCGCGCAAAAAAACAACAGGAATTACTCTTTCATTTTTGCACGGTTACCAATACTTTTTCGGATGATCAGATTTATGAAATACCAAAAAAAGAATTGCTGGCCGGTACGGCTTTTTCTCCTAATCTTGTAAAGGAGCTGGTAAAAAAGAAAATTCTTGCCGAACACCAGAAACAGGTTTCGCGTCTGGAAGAGGAAAAAATCGATCAGGTTAGCATTAACCTGCTAAATAAATACCAGGCGAAAGCTTACGAGGAAATAAAAACAACTTTCGAAACCCAGCAGGTTACACTGATTCATGGTATTACGGCCAGCGGCAAAACGGAGATTTACATTCATCTTATTGATGAGATGATAAAAACCGGGAGACAAGCTTTGTACCTGGTTCCGGAAATAGCACTCACCACACAAATTGTCAAACGCTTAAAAAACGTATTTGGCAACAAAGTGGGCATTTACCACTCGAAACTAAACAGCCAGGAGCGTGTTGAGATATGGGAAAAAGTATTGCAGTTCAACGATAATCCCAAACAAGGTTACCAGGTGGTTTTAGGAGCGCGTTCAGCCGTGTTTTTGCCTTTCTCGAAATTAGGAATTGTAATTGTTGACGAAGAGCACGAAAACTCGTTTAAGCAGTTTGATCCCGCGCCTCGCTACAATGCCCGCGACATGGCAGTAGTTTTGGGCTACCAGAACGATGCAAAAGTTTTGTTGGGTTCGGCAACACCTTCGTTCGAATCGTATTACAACGCACTAAAAAACAAATACGGACTGGTAAACCTGATGAAGCGCCACTCGGAGATGGAACTTCCTGAGATTCTGATTGCTGACATAAAACGTGCGTATAAACGCAAACAAATGCGCTCGTTTTTAACGCCGGAGCTTTTCGAGATGATGGAGACAGCACTGGAGAAAAACGAGCAGATCATACTTTTTCAAAACCGGCGTGGTTATTCGCCGTACGTTGAATGTTTTTCTTGCGGTGACATCCCAAAATGCCGCAATTGCGACGTAAGTCTCACCTACCATAAATACAAGCGGAGGTTAAGTTGTCATTACTGTGGGTTCAGTTACCAATTGCCCGACAAATGCGACAATTGTGGTTCGCCCGAATTAAAAACCCGGGGTTACGGAACCGAGAAAATTGAGGATGAGCTGAAACCTTTGTTCCGAAATGCACGGATTGCGCGTATGGATCTGGATACCACACAGTCGAAAAATGCATTTGCCAAAATCGTAAAAAACCTGGAGGACCGAAAAACAGATATCCTGATCGGGACTCAAATGGTGACCAAAGGACTGGATTTTGAACATGTGAGTGTTGTGGGAATTTTAAATGCCGACAACCTGATAAACTTTCCCGATTTCAGAGCACACGAGCGTGCTTACCAGCTTATTTCGCAGGTAGCTGGCCGTGCCGGACGAAAACATAAACAGGGGAAAGTGGTTATCCAAACTTCCCAACCCGATCATCCGCTAATTGAAATGATTCGCGAACAAAACTACCAGGCCACACTAAAAGAGCAGTTTGAAGAACGCCAGCTGTTTAAATATCCGCCATTCTTCCGGCTGGTGAAAATTGTGGTAAAACACAAAAATGTTCAAAGCATCGACCGGGCTGCCAACCAATTGGCACAACAACTGCG
- a CDS encoding 4-hydroxy-3-methylbut-2-enyl diphosphate reductase, translated as MIVEIDRRSGFCFGVINAIKAAEDELKQANQLYCLGDIVHNGMEVERLERMGLKSISKEEFFTLSNCKVLIRAHGEPPETYEYAEANNVELIDATCPVVLTLQEKVKSSYSKHSQIEGQVVIYGKKGHAEIEGLNGQTNHNAIVIESIADVDKIDKSRPVSLYSQTTKRIEDFHEIAKKVKETTEPGVPVEIKDTICRQVSNRVPNLKKFAERFDIILFVAGRKSSNGQYLYTICKEVNDDSYFISNLDEIKQEWFDGVKSVGICGATSTPNWLMEDVEKWIHTNFG; from the coding sequence ATGATTGTTGAGATAGATAGAAGATCGGGATTCTGTTTTGGTGTGATCAATGCGATCAAAGCAGCGGAGGATGAATTGAAGCAGGCGAACCAATTGTATTGTTTGGGTGATATCGTTCACAACGGAATGGAAGTGGAACGCCTGGAGAGAATGGGATTAAAATCGATCTCGAAGGAAGAGTTTTTTACCCTTAGCAATTGTAAGGTTTTAATCCGTGCCCATGGAGAACCACCCGAAACATACGAATATGCAGAAGCGAACAATGTGGAATTAATTGATGCGACTTGTCCGGTGGTGTTAACACTGCAGGAAAAAGTTAAAAGCTCGTATTCCAAACATTCGCAAATTGAAGGACAGGTAGTTATTTACGGTAAAAAAGGGCACGCCGAAATTGAGGGCCTTAACGGTCAAACAAATCACAATGCAATCGTTATCGAAAGTATTGCCGATGTGGACAAAATCGACAAAAGCCGACCGGTTTCACTGTATTCGCAAACTACAAAACGAATAGAAGACTTTCATGAAATAGCCAAAAAAGTAAAAGAAACTACCGAGCCGGGAGTTCCGGTCGAAATAAAAGATACCATTTGCCGACAGGTGTCGAACCGCGTTCCTAATCTGAAAAAATTTGCCGAACGTTTTGATATAATCCTGTTTGTTGCCGGGCGAAAAAGCTCGAACGGTCAATACCTGTACACCATTTGTAAGGAGGTGAATGACGATTCGTATTTCATTTCAAATCTCGACGAAATAAAACAGGAATGGTTTGATGGTGTTAAGTCTGTGGGTATCTGTGGTGCTACCTCAACACCTAACTGGCTGATGGAAGATGTGGAAAAATGGATCCACACCAACTTCGGTTAA
- the cmk gene encoding (d)CMP kinase, giving the protein MNDKKIIIAIDGHSSCGKSTMAKSLAQRLGYVYIDTGAMYRVVTLVAMRNGWIENKIPDTQKVIDGLKDIKITFQWDEKTGKNTTFLNGENVEDEIRQMEVSENVSPISTIAEVRQEMVSQQRENGKNKGIVMDGRDIGTVVFPDAELKIFMTASPEIRAQRRYLELTEKGDNVNFEEILANVEGRDKIDSTRAASPLKQADDALILDNSELTREQQLDWAVKKVKEITEGK; this is encoded by the coding sequence ATGAACGACAAAAAGATTATCATCGCCATCGATGGCCATTCGTCTTGCGGCAAAAGCACCATGGCTAAGTCACTTGCACAACGACTTGGATACGTTTATATCGACACCGGAGCCATGTATCGTGTGGTAACCCTGGTTGCCATGCGCAACGGATGGATCGAAAATAAGATTCCCGACACACAAAAAGTTATCGATGGGTTGAAAGACATTAAAATTACTTTTCAATGGGATGAAAAGACCGGAAAAAACACCACTTTCCTGAATGGTGAAAATGTGGAAGATGAGATCCGACAGATGGAAGTTTCAGAGAATGTAAGCCCTATTAGTACCATTGCTGAAGTTCGTCAGGAAATGGTGAGCCAGCAGCGCGAAAACGGCAAAAACAAAGGTATTGTTATGGATGGGCGTGATATTGGCACCGTGGTTTTCCCTGATGCAGAACTGAAAATATTTATGACCGCCTCGCCCGAAATCCGTGCACAGCGACGTTACCTCGAACTCACTGAAAAAGGTGACAACGTAAACTTTGAGGAGATTTTGGCTAATGTTGAAGGGCGCGATAAAATCGATTCAACACGTGCCGCAAGTCCCTTAAAACAAGCCGACGACGCACTTATTCTTGATAATAGTGAGCTAACGCGCGAACAACAATTGGATTGGGCCGTTAAGAAAGTAAAAGAAATTACTGAAGGAAAATGA
- the porQ gene encoding type IX secretion system protein PorQ, which produces MKRKIYLLILFCFSMLAGKAQIGGEYTYQFLELTNSARIAALGGTQIAINDSSDLNLPYANPALLHEDMDHRVLVNYVNYLADVNYGYASYAKTYDGIGNFAVGMHYINYGQFDEATEAGELTGITFKAAEYALNLIYSNRYKRLNYGINLKPILSSFETYQSFGIAADLGASFASKDGYTNVAFVVRNFGTQISKYYDGADGECIPLNIQAGISKRLQHAPLVFSATLQHLNHWDLASSDEEKDFNGETIHQREESFAKQTMRHLVLGAEILPSENFTLRVGYNYQRRQELKFDNKASTVGLSAGFGLKIKRFHFDYAISRFHLAGSSNLFSVSVNLNNNF; this is translated from the coding sequence ATGAAGCGAAAAATATACCTACTTATACTTTTTTGTTTTTCGATGTTGGCGGGAAAGGCCCAAATTGGAGGCGAATATACCTACCAGTTTCTGGAGCTGACCAACTCGGCGCGTATTGCTGCTTTGGGAGGTACTCAAATTGCCATTAACGATTCAAGCGACCTTAATCTTCCCTACGCCAATCCGGCACTATTGCACGAAGACATGGATCACCGCGTTTTGGTGAATTACGTGAATTACCTTGCCGATGTAAATTACGGCTATGCCTCGTACGCCAAAACCTACGACGGAATTGGCAATTTTGCGGTGGGCATGCACTACATCAATTACGGGCAGTTCGACGAAGCCACCGAAGCCGGCGAACTTACCGGAATCACGTTTAAAGCGGCTGAATATGCACTTAACCTTATTTATTCGAACCGCTACAAACGGCTGAATTACGGGATCAACCTGAAACCTATTTTATCGTCGTTCGAAACCTACCAGTCGTTTGGAATTGCTGCCGATCTGGGAGCAAGTTTCGCCAGTAAAGACGGTTATACAAACGTGGCTTTTGTGGTGCGCAACTTCGGTACACAAATTTCTAAGTACTACGATGGGGCCGATGGCGAATGCATTCCGCTGAACATTCAGGCAGGAATTAGTAAACGGTTACAACACGCCCCGCTTGTTTTTTCGGCTACTTTGCAACACCTTAATCACTGGGATCTGGCATCAAGCGATGAAGAAAAGGACTTTAACGGCGAAACCATTCACCAGCGCGAGGAGAGTTTTGCCAAACAAACCATGCGTCACCTGGTGCTGGGAGCAGAGATTCTCCCTTCCGAGAATTTTACCCTGCGAGTGGGCTACAATTATCAAAGGCGTCAGGAACTGAAATTCGACAACAAAGCATCAACGGTGGGACTTTCTGCCGGGTTCGGGCTAAAAATCAAACGTTTTCATTTTGATTATGCCATTTCCAGGTTTCATCTGGCAGGCTCGTCGAACCTGTTTTCGGTGTCGGTTAACCTAAACAACAATTTCTAA
- a CDS encoding aldo/keto reductase, with product MKNLLLNDGNELPIIGFGTYKSNEEEGIDAVQFALQNGYRLIDTAAFYFNEEAVGKGIKASGIPREEIIVTTKLWRDCLGYESTKKEFEKSLKKLDLDYIDLYLIHWPANAKNYNNWQKANADTWRAMEELQAEGKIKSIGVSNFWQEHFDALFKTANVKPAVNQIEFHPGYWQPELTAFCKKHDIALEAWSPLARGRVFDNETLQQIARNHNQSIAKVCLRWITQHDVVVIPKSTTHERILDNLNLFGFELTPEEMNLIDNLPEIGFSGELPNIWPDRLPVK from the coding sequence ATGAAGAATTTACTTTTAAACGACGGAAACGAACTACCGATAATTGGTTTCGGAACCTATAAATCAAACGAAGAAGAAGGAATTGATGCAGTACAATTTGCCCTGCAAAATGGCTACCGTTTAATTGATACGGCAGCCTTTTATTTTAACGAAGAAGCCGTTGGCAAAGGCATAAAAGCCAGTGGTATTCCGCGTGAAGAAATTATTGTAACCACCAAATTATGGCGCGATTGTTTAGGATACGAATCGACCAAAAAAGAATTCGAAAAATCGCTAAAAAAGCTTGATCTGGATTACATCGATCTGTACCTGATACACTGGCCGGCCAATGCAAAAAACTACAACAACTGGCAAAAAGCCAATGCCGACACCTGGCGCGCCATGGAAGAACTGCAAGCCGAAGGAAAGATTAAATCGATTGGTGTGAGTAATTTCTGGCAGGAACATTTTGATGCTTTGTTTAAAACTGCCAATGTAAAACCGGCGGTAAACCAGATTGAGTTTCACCCGGGCTACTGGCAGCCCGAATTAACAGCGTTTTGCAAAAAACACGATATTGCACTTGAAGCCTGGTCGCCACTGGCCCGCGGACGTGTGTTCGATAATGAAACTTTACAGCAAATTGCCAGAAACCATAATCAATCGATAGCTAAAGTTTGCCTGCGCTGGATTACGCAGCACGATGTGGTGGTTATTCCAAAATCAACTACCCACGAACGGATTCTGGACAATCTGAATTTATTTGGCTTTGAGCTTACTCCGGAAGAAATGAATCTGATAGACAATCTCCCTGAAATTGGGTTTAGCGGTGAGTTGCCTAATATCTGGCCGGATAGGCTTCCGGTTAAATAA
- a CDS encoding DMT family transporter, whose protein sequence is MKNKDLTAILSALGAAFFWSFSFVWFKIAFIAYKPITVVILRLAIAALLITIIAWFLKRLQRPEKRDYKLFFFMSMFEPFLYFLGESYGLQYVSSTVAAVIVATIPLLTPVAAWYFHKEKVRPMNLLGLIFSFVGVALVVLNGSFRFDASPLGVGLEFMAVLSAIAYAIILKNLASRYNTLTIIAYQNFIGVVLFLPIWLIVDVKDFIQTPFHPQAFRAIVLLAVFSSTLAFVFFTQSVRQIGVTRTNTFINLIPVFVAILAFFILKDELGLQKIVGIIVVVTGLFLSQIKKKETNGRLKAVEVHRK, encoded by the coding sequence ATGAAAAATAAAGACCTGACAGCGATACTTTCAGCCCTGGGCGCTGCTTTTTTCTGGAGTTTCTCGTTTGTATGGTTCAAAATCGCGTTTATTGCCTATAAACCAATAACGGTAGTAATACTACGGCTGGCCATAGCCGCGCTGCTTATAACTATAATTGCCTGGTTTTTAAAACGTTTACAAAGACCTGAAAAAAGAGACTACAAACTGTTTTTCTTTATGTCGATGTTCGAACCCTTCCTGTACTTTTTAGGAGAAAGTTACGGACTGCAATACGTTTCGTCTACAGTGGCCGCGGTAATTGTGGCTACAATTCCATTACTCACTCCCGTAGCCGCCTGGTATTTCCACAAAGAAAAGGTAAGACCAATGAACCTTTTAGGGCTCATTTTCTCCTTTGTTGGTGTTGCTCTTGTTGTGCTCAACGGCAGTTTTAGGTTCGATGCTTCGCCATTGGGCGTTGGGCTTGAATTTATGGCCGTTTTATCAGCAATTGCTTATGCCATTATTCTTAAAAATCTGGCATCGCGATATAACACCCTAACCATTATTGCTTATCAGAATTTTATCGGGGTAGTATTGTTTTTGCCCATCTGGCTTATTGTTGATGTAAAAGACTTTATTCAAACTCCTTTCCATCCGCAGGCCTTCAGAGCAATTGTTTTGCTGGCTGTTTTCTCGTCAACACTGGCCTTTGTATTTTTTACCCAAAGTGTACGACAAATTGGAGTTACCCGCACAAATACGTTTATAAACCTTATACCGGTGTTTGTAGCCATCCTGGCCTTTTTTATTCTGAAAGATGAACTGGGACTTCAAAAAATTGTTGGAATTATCGTGGTTGTAACCGGACTATTCCTTTCTCAAATAAAGAAAAAGGAAACAAACGGACGCCTAAAAGCGGTTGAGGTACACCGGAAATAA
- a CDS encoding sugar phosphate isomerase/epimerase yields MISRRISLKLVAVIAVAVLFMQGFTACNSAPKKAEEKGTEVEKELFIGLQLWSVREAMNEDVAATLKAVGESGYKFVETAGYGDGKMYGIDPVEFKNLCESNGLQFLGAHTGQSVPTEENWDETMAWWDTCIAAHKAAGVKWIVQPSMGGSAYESLDGIKAYCEYFNAVGEKCNAAGIRFGYHNHDREFTTEYEGKPLYDWMLELTDPEKVMFQLDLYWITEGGKSAVDYFEKYPGRFELWHIKDEKELGESGKMDFASMFAEREKAGAKYGIVEVERYNFDPIVSCAKSLDYLKSQDYVDFYE; encoded by the coding sequence ATGATTTCAAGAAGAATTAGTTTAAAGCTAGTGGCAGTAATTGCTGTTGCTGTGTTGTTTATGCAAGGATTTACAGCTTGTAACTCCGCACCCAAAAAAGCGGAAGAAAAAGGCACTGAAGTTGAAAAAGAACTTTTTATCGGACTACAACTTTGGTCGGTAAGAGAGGCTATGAACGAAGATGTAGCCGCAACCCTGAAGGCTGTTGGCGAAAGTGGTTATAAGTTTGTGGAAACTGCCGGTTACGGCGATGGTAAAATGTATGGTATCGATCCGGTGGAGTTTAAAAATTTGTGTGAAAGCAACGGACTGCAATTTTTGGGAGCACACACCGGACAGTCGGTTCCGACTGAAGAAAACTGGGACGAAACCATGGCCTGGTGGGATACCTGTATTGCCGCACACAAAGCAGCCGGTGTAAAATGGATCGTTCAGCCATCGATGGGTGGTTCGGCCTATGAAAGCCTCGACGGAATAAAAGCATACTGTGAGTATTTTAATGCAGTTGGTGAAAAATGTAATGCCGCCGGTATTCGTTTTGGCTACCATAACCACGATAGAGAATTTACTACAGAATACGAAGGCAAACCGCTTTACGACTGGATGCTGGAACTGACAGATCCTGAAAAAGTGATGTTTCAACTCGATTTATACTGGATTACTGAAGGAGGAAAAAGTGCCGTTGATTATTTCGAAAAATATCCCGGACGTTTTGAGTTGTGGCATATAAAAGACGAAAAAGAATTGGGCGAAAGCGGAAAAATGGATTTTGCCTCCATGTTTGCTGAGCGCGAAAAAGCAGGTGCTAAATACGGTATTGTGGAGGTTGAACGCTACAATTTCGATCCGATTGTTAGCTGCGCGAAAAGTCTGGATTATTTAAAATCGCAGGATTACGTTGATTTTTACGAATAG
- a CDS encoding head GIN domain-containing protein has translation MKTIKLFIYGLAIIFSATSCIDEFTVEGNGIEASESRIVTSFEKVKSSGEFEVHITEAQSHDVVISAEENLLQYIETYVSGETLHIDVKGIRDLRNRLPMEIFVSTPILKGIKQSGSGIITTDYFVSDEMDVVLSGSGSIITSFEAEEVDALLSGSGTIEFSGFADDADFVISGSGTIDAHQLDLYNCTTSTSGSGDMYVTVSRNLRSNISGSGNVFYSGNPDVETHISGSGNVISEN, from the coding sequence ATGAAAACTATTAAGCTATTCATTTATGGGCTTGCTATAATCTTTAGCGCCACCAGCTGTATCGATGAATTTACTGTTGAAGGGAATGGAATTGAAGCTTCAGAAAGCCGAATTGTTACCTCCTTTGAAAAAGTAAAATCATCAGGCGAATTTGAAGTTCACATCACCGAAGCCCAAAGCCACGATGTGGTAATTAGTGCCGAGGAAAATCTGTTGCAGTACATTGAGACTTATGTTTCGGGCGAAACCTTGCACATTGATGTAAAAGGAATTCGCGACTTGAGAAACCGCCTTCCGATGGAAATATTTGTTTCAACTCCAATCCTGAAAGGCATAAAACAAAGCGGATCGGGAATTATTACCACCGACTATTTTGTGAGCGACGAAATGGATGTTGTCCTTTCGGGATCGGGAAGTATAATTACCTCTTTTGAAGCCGAGGAAGTTGATGCATTACTTTCGGGATCGGGAACGATTGAATTCTCGGGCTTTGCCGACGATGCTGATTTTGTGATCAGCGGATCAGGAACGATTGATGCCCACCAGCTCGATTTGTACAATTGCACCACTTCCACTTCGGGATCCGGTGATATGTATGTTACCGTTTCACGCAACCTTCGCTCAAATATTTCAGGAAGCGGAAATGTATTTTATTCCGGAAATCCGGACGTTGAAACCCATATTTCGGGCTCTGGCAATGTAATCAGCGAAAACTAA
- a CDS encoding DUF4097 family beta strand repeat-containing protein encodes MIKIKWKIVAGLLVLLAPLLVNAQFTDTKEIRKSYAITPETQIEITNKYGKIDFKNWDKDSVKFLINIRVEEKKLSKLEESIEEIDFDITNSEHYLIVRTVVEKNQSTLGREIKKFKENLLSSDGNIQVDYTVWLPDSNRLKVDNKFGDIYIGDYKGEADISLSNGNLKAHDFNNLNLTLNFADATINKIEKGRLDCNFSELYTKEMGTIHLQSKSTEFEFQEVETLSASSRRDKFRIRQIELLDVQSSFTTFRVTRLTDRAKIQSEYGDIEIEDAVPDFSGINIESRSTDINLYFNSESAFSFDIQHTKAELSLDNDFNVEKEDTLDEKENEIKIIGNFGETPEPTEKLTIRANSGNINLRTAY; translated from the coding sequence ATGATAAAAATAAAATGGAAAATAGTTGCCGGGCTTTTGGTTTTACTTGCTCCGTTACTGGTAAATGCCCAGTTTACCGACACCAAAGAAATAAGAAAATCGTATGCCATTACGCCCGAAACACAAATTGAAATTACCAATAAATACGGGAAAATCGATTTTAAAAACTGGGACAAAGATTCGGTGAAATTTCTGATCAACATCAGGGTTGAAGAAAAAAAACTATCAAAACTGGAAGAGTCGATTGAGGAAATTGATTTTGATATTACCAATAGCGAACACTACCTGATCGTGCGCACGGTAGTTGAAAAAAACCAAAGCACACTGGGCAGGGAAATCAAAAAATTTAAGGAGAACTTATTGAGTTCGGACGGGAATATTCAGGTGGACTACACGGTTTGGTTACCCGACTCGAACCGCTTAAAAGTTGACAATAAATTTGGCGACATTTATATTGGCGATTACAAAGGCGAAGCGGATATCAGTTTATCAAACGGTAATCTGAAAGCCCACGATTTCAACAATCTGAATCTTACGCTGAACTTTGCTGATGCCACCATCAATAAAATAGAAAAAGGGCGCCTCGATTGTAATTTCAGCGAACTGTACACCAAAGAAATGGGAACGATTCACCTGCAAAGCAAATCAACAGAGTTTGAATTCCAGGAAGTAGAGACTCTATCGGCATCGTCGCGCCGCGATAAATTCAGAATCCGCCAAATTGAGTTACTCGATGTACAAAGCAGTTTTACCACGTTTAGAGTAACCAGGCTGACCGATCGTGCTAAAATTCAATCGGAATACGGCGACATTGAAATTGAAGATGCCGTGCCCGATTTTAGTGGCATAAATATCGAATCGCGTTCAACCGACATTAACCTGTATTTTAACAGCGAATCAGCATTTAGTTTCGACATTCAACATACAAAAGCAGAACTGAGTCTCGACAATGATTTCAACGTTGAAAAGGAAGATACATTGGATGAAAAAGAGAATGAAATAAAAATTATTGGAAATTTTGGAGAGACTCCGGAACCAACCGAAAAGCTTACTATCAGGGCGAACTCGGGCAATATTAACTTACGAACTGCCTATTAA
- a CDS encoding sigma-70 family RNA polymerase sigma factor has product MRQKEHIHKKVIEACKNGDNRARYKLYELYSKAMFNICYRMMNNREEAEDMLQEAFTQAFTKLESFRYESNFGSWLKRIVVNTCINAINKRKVDLTYCEEIYDYDSEAENNDYEPEYTVANVTQAMEQLPEGGRMIFSLYLLEGYDHGEIAQILNIKESTSKTQFMRAKRRVVEILKQTHGDAMDKI; this is encoded by the coding sequence TTGAGACAAAAAGAGCACATACATAAAAAAGTTATCGAAGCCTGTAAAAACGGAGATAACCGGGCGCGATACAAGCTGTATGAGCTGTACTCAAAAGCCATGTTCAATATTTGCTACCGAATGATGAATAACCGTGAGGAGGCTGAAGACATGTTGCAGGAAGCATTTACACAGGCATTTACCAAGCTGGAATCGTTCCGTTACGAATCGAACTTCGGATCGTGGCTAAAACGTATAGTTGTAAATACCTGCATTAATGCCATTAACAAACGAAAAGTAGATCTCACCTATTGCGAGGAGATTTACGACTACGACAGCGAAGCGGAAAACAACGATTACGAGCCGGAATATACAGTAGCAAATGTTACACAGGCAATGGAACAATTACCCGAAGGCGGACGAATGATTTTTTCGCTTTATCTGCTCGAGGGATACGACCATGGCGAAATTGCGCAAATACTGAATATTAAAGAATCGACATCGAAAACCCAGTTTATGCGCGCCAAACGCCGTGTTGTTGAAATACTAAAACAAACCCATGGAGATGCTATGGATAAAATATAA
- a CDS encoding molybdenum cofactor guanylyltransferase, which translates to MQITTIILAGGLSKRMGTDKALLELDGRTLLERAIDLCEPFSSELLISSNHQSHTAFGYPVIEDEIKNCGPMGGIYSCLKHSSNDWNFLMSVDTPFIQNGFIEFLKKEIHNFEVVVPVHEGMKEPLIAFYHKSALPKIRTMIESGNYKLHFLLQKLNANFVESGEWLKKYPQLFQNLNYPDDI; encoded by the coding sequence ATGCAAATTACCACAATAATTCTGGCCGGCGGCTTAAGTAAACGAATGGGCACCGACAAAGCCTTGCTGGAGCTCGATGGAAGAACTTTACTCGAACGGGCAATAGACCTTTGCGAACCTTTTTCTTCGGAGCTACTGATCAGTTCAAATCATCAGTCGCACACAGCCTTTGGTTACCCTGTTATTGAGGACGAGATTAAAAACTGTGGACCGATGGGCGGAATTTATTCCTGCTTAAAGCATTCTTCAAATGACTGGAATTTTTTGATGAGTGTTGACACTCCTTTTATTCAAAATGGTTTTATTGAGTTTCTGAAAAAAGAAATCCACAATTTTGAAGTTGTGGTTCCGGTTCATGAAGGAATGAAAGAACCGTTGATTGCATTTTATCATAAAAGTGCTTTGCCCAAAATTAGAACAATGATAGAGAGCGGTAATTATAAACTCCATTTTCTTTTGCAAAAGCTGAATGCAAACTTTGTGGAGTCGGGGGAGTGGTTGAAGAAATATCCCCAATTATTTCAGAACCTGAATTATCCAGACGACATATAA